One window of the Methylocystis parvus OBBP genome contains the following:
- a CDS encoding nickel/cobalt transporter yields the protein MAILAAEPAFAQRHPFAVGGQEAASAAQGFAGLVFSWQNKFHAELQAAARALKTDPSAFLALAGASFAYGVFHAAGPGHGKAVLTSYMVANEVQLRRGLLLAALAALLQGVVAIALVAIAAIAFNATAGQMSNAAQAIEVASYLAIAALGARLAFVKGHGLLAALNDAPMGARIAGATGESRFVCEGIDDPAHMHSPTCGHAHALDPATLSGPSFRWGDALATVVAAGLRPCSGAILVLVFTMSREMFAAGAGAVLAMSAGTAMTTGALAATAVYAKDLALRFSGGGTRRAALLARGAEFVAALLVLGFGLALLLGFGVSRNAA from the coding sequence TTGGCCATTCTCGCCGCCGAGCCCGCTTTCGCCCAGCGCCATCCATTCGCAGTTGGCGGCCAGGAGGCGGCCAGCGCGGCTCAGGGCTTCGCCGGTCTCGTCTTTTCCTGGCAGAACAAATTCCACGCCGAGCTGCAGGCCGCCGCGCGGGCGCTCAAGACCGACCCTTCCGCCTTTCTGGCGCTGGCCGGGGCGAGTTTCGCCTATGGCGTTTTTCACGCGGCAGGCCCCGGCCACGGCAAAGCGGTCCTGACTTCCTATATGGTCGCGAATGAGGTTCAGCTGAGACGCGGTCTGCTGCTCGCCGCCCTCGCCGCGCTCCTTCAGGGCGTCGTGGCCATCGCCCTCGTCGCTATCGCCGCCATCGCCTTCAACGCCACCGCCGGGCAGATGTCGAACGCCGCGCAGGCGATCGAAGTCGCAAGCTATCTCGCCATCGCCGCGCTCGGGGCGCGGCTGGCCTTCGTCAAGGGACACGGACTCCTCGCGGCCCTGAACGACGCGCCTATGGGCGCGCGGATCGCCGGAGCGACCGGCGAGAGCCGCTTCGTCTGCGAGGGGATCGACGATCCGGCTCATATGCACAGCCCGACCTGCGGCCACGCCCATGCGCTCGATCCGGCGACCCTTTCAGGGCCGTCTTTCCGCTGGGGCGACGCGTTGGCCACTGTCGTCGCTGCGGGCCTTCGCCCCTGCTCGGGCGCGATCCTGGTCTTGGTTTTCACCATGTCGCGGGAAATGTTCGCCGCGGGCGCGGGCGCGGTCCTGGCGATGTCCGCGGGAACCGCCATGACGACCGGCGCGCTGGCTGCGACCGCGGTCTACGCCAAGGATCTGGCCTTGCGCTTCAGCGGCGGCGGAACGCGCCGCGCGGCGCTCCTCGCGCGCGGCGCCGAATTTGTTGCGGCGCTCCTTGTTTTGGGATTTGGCCTCGCTTTGCTCCTCGGCTTCGGCGTCTCTCGCAATGCAGCATAA
- a CDS encoding DUF1007 family protein, which produces MKRRLLLFAALAIAASTGAQAHPHVWVAVRSEVVFGPDGKVTGVRHAWEFDEMYSAFAVQGLGKDGKPPTREELAPLARTNAESLAEFDYFTYAKQNNAKAGFKPAENIYLEANDKKIVTLHFFLPLETPVQASKPFSFQVYDPTYFVSFALEKKDPVKLSGARSGCSVSLVEPAPLVAADNQKLSEAFFQNMSPGANFGMKLATRAIVACP; this is translated from the coding sequence ATGAAACGCCGCCTCCTCCTTTTCGCCGCGCTCGCCATCGCCGCCTCCACGGGCGCGCAAGCCCATCCGCATGTTTGGGTCGCCGTGCGCAGCGAAGTCGTCTTCGGCCCGGACGGCAAGGTCACGGGCGTCCGCCACGCCTGGGAATTCGACGAAATGTATTCCGCCTTCGCGGTGCAGGGGCTTGGAAAAGACGGCAAGCCGCCGACCCGTGAGGAACTCGCTCCGCTGGCCAGGACCAACGCCGAATCTCTCGCCGAATTCGACTATTTCACCTATGCGAAGCAGAACAACGCCAAAGCGGGCTTCAAGCCCGCCGAAAACATTTATCTCGAAGCGAACGACAAGAAGATCGTGACGCTGCACTTCTTCCTGCCGCTGGAGACGCCCGTCCAGGCCAGCAAACCCTTCTCCTTCCAGGTTTACGACCCAACCTATTTCGTCTCCTTCGCGCTGGAGAAAAAAGACCCCGTAAAGCTCTCGGGCGCGCGCTCCGGCTGCTCGGTGAGCCTGGTGGAGCCGGCTCCGCTCGTCGCCGCCGACAATCAGAAGCTCAGCGAAGCCTTCTTCCAGAACATGTCGCCCGGCGCCAATTTCGGCATGAAACTCGCGACCCGCGCCATCGTGGCCTGTCCGTGA
- a CDS encoding methyltransferase family protein, with translation MSLPSEEIGPPARLPWPPILIALAIGAGLAFDHASGGAFSPLVSFPGATALGALIVALALANDIWCALTFRRHATTILPHRAASHLATDGPFRWSRNPIYVSHVAVVFGLGLLIASPFTLLLTPLVALGLQKLAIEPEERHLLAKFGDVYRSYMARTRRWL, from the coding sequence ATGTCCCTTCCCTCAGAAGAAATCGGCCCGCCCGCCCGTTTGCCCTGGCCGCCCATTCTCATCGCGCTGGCGATCGGCGCCGGGTTGGCGTTCGATCATGCGAGCGGCGGCGCTTTTTCCCCGCTCGTCTCTTTCCCCGGCGCAACGGCTCTGGGCGCGCTCATCGTCGCGTTGGCGCTCGCGAATGACATCTGGTGCGCGCTCACCTTCAGACGCCACGCGACGACCATCCTGCCGCATCGCGCGGCCTCGCATCTCGCGACGGACGGCCCTTTCCGCTGGTCGCGCAATCCCATCTATGTCTCTCACGTCGCGGTCGTGTTCGGCCTTGGCCTGCTGATCGCTTCGCCCTTCACGCTTTTGCTGACGCCGCTCGTCGCCCTCGGCCTGCAGAAGCTCGCCATCGAGCCGGAGGAGCGGCATTTGCTCGCGAAATTCGGAGACGTCTACCGCTCCTATATGGCGCGCACGCGCCGTTGGCTTTAG
- a CDS encoding indolepyruvate ferredoxin oxidoreductase family protein, which produces MAETEVKIIGPAFGDVSLSDRFDLGRDRVLMTGTQAIVRLLLMQKERDRRAGLSTAGLITGYRGSPLGGVDAQMHKAKAFFDANNILFMPGLNEDLAVTAVWGAQQAEMRGEGKYDGVFSIWYGKGPGVDRSGDALRHVNLAGASKHGGALALMGDDHTAESSTTAHQSEYHFVDVMMPILAPAGVQEILDYGLYGFAMSRFAGVWVGLKLVKDTVESTASIDGSLDRVQPVIPSDFVMPPGGLNIRAGDPVLAQEERMQESKRDAMLAFIRANRLNRIITSGGAAPKIGVITVGKSYLDVRQALDDLGIDEVRANDLGLRLYKIAAPWPLEPKGLHEFARGLDLIMVVEEKRSLIEVQLREELYGSPHQPVCIGKKDERGDWLFPVKGALDANDIAIAIGRRLLKYHASEELEGRVRRLERLQDRRKTMTDVILRVPHFCAGCPHSTSTHVPEGARAYTGIGCHYMAQWMGRRTEGYTHMGGEGANWIGEAPFSTRNHVFQNLGDGTYNHSGSLAIRFAVATGTNITFKILYNGVVAMTGGQKHEGELTVEAIVHQVAAEGVKKIALVTDEPGKYPPTIAWPPGLTIHHRNVLNEVQRELSETEGVTVLIYDQTCATEKRRLRKRGLFPDPDARIIINELVCEGCGDCGTASNCVAVQPVETEFGRKRRIDQSACNKDFSCLEGFCPSFVTVHGAKMKKAPLPTKEDTRGQPALPEPGIAEIGRTPYGILIAGLGGTGVVTVSAILGMAAHLEGKGVGVIDMAGLAQKGGAVYCHVKIGRTPADVHAIRVAAGEADLLLGCDLVVAGAKQVLAAVEQGKAHVLVNSAEVFPGDIERNPDFVLPSEEIKQAIRRAGGPESIFIDTTALAQALLGDSIAANIFILGYAWQKGYLPLTEASILRAIELNGESVPMNHSAFLWGRRAAHDMASVEAVVESLRRPTEVRQRSKTLEEVIARRAAYLVDYQNAAYSAHYRARVEEVAKLEKSRMPGSTELTEAVARYLFKLMAFKDEFEVARLYASDAFQRQLSETFEGDLKLELHLAPPIPFLQRKTDFGGSRKITFGPWMFTVMKALARLKWIRGRWFDITRFNNDRVVERRLLSEYESLIDEMLTSLTPDNHAAAVALARLPEKIRGFGHIKGRHVAVADAERERLLAEFRNPASVKLAAE; this is translated from the coding sequence ATGGCGGAGACCGAAGTCAAGATTATCGGTCCTGCGTTTGGCGACGTTTCGCTTTCCGATCGTTTCGACCTTGGCCGTGACCGCGTGCTGATGACGGGCACGCAAGCCATCGTCCGCCTGCTCCTGATGCAAAAGGAGCGCGACCGCCGGGCGGGGTTGAGTACGGCGGGCCTCATTACCGGCTATCGCGGCTCGCCGCTCGGCGGCGTCGACGCGCAGATGCACAAGGCGAAAGCCTTTTTCGACGCGAACAACATCCTTTTCATGCCCGGCCTCAACGAGGATCTGGCCGTGACCGCCGTCTGGGGCGCGCAGCAGGCCGAGATGCGCGGCGAAGGCAAATATGACGGCGTCTTCTCCATCTGGTACGGCAAGGGACCGGGCGTCGACCGCAGCGGCGACGCGCTGCGCCATGTGAATCTCGCCGGCGCGTCGAAACATGGCGGCGCGCTCGCATTGATGGGGGACGATCATACCGCCGAGTCCTCCACGACGGCGCATCAATCCGAATATCACTTCGTCGACGTGATGATGCCGATCCTGGCGCCCGCCGGCGTGCAGGAGATTCTGGATTACGGGCTCTACGGCTTCGCCATGTCGCGCTTCGCGGGCGTCTGGGTCGGGCTGAAGCTCGTCAAGGACACGGTGGAGTCGACGGCCTCGATCGACGGTTCGCTCGACCGCGTGCAGCCCGTCATTCCGTCCGATTTCGTCATGCCGCCCGGCGGGCTCAATATCCGGGCCGGCGATCCCGTGCTGGCGCAGGAAGAACGGATGCAGGAGAGCAAGCGCGATGCGATGCTCGCCTTCATCCGCGCCAACCGTCTCAACCGCATCATCACCTCCGGCGGCGCCGCTCCGAAGATCGGCGTCATCACCGTCGGCAAATCCTATCTCGACGTGCGCCAGGCGCTGGACGATCTCGGGATCGACGAGGTTCGCGCCAACGATCTCGGCCTGCGTCTCTACAAGATCGCCGCTCCGTGGCCGCTCGAGCCGAAGGGCCTGCACGAATTTGCGCGCGGCCTCGACCTCATCATGGTCGTCGAGGAGAAGCGCTCGCTCATCGAAGTGCAGTTGCGCGAGGAGCTTTACGGATCGCCCCATCAGCCGGTCTGCATCGGCAAGAAGGACGAGCGCGGCGATTGGCTCTTCCCGGTGAAGGGCGCGCTCGACGCCAACGACATCGCCATCGCCATCGGCCGGCGGCTGCTGAAATATCACGCCTCGGAAGAACTCGAAGGCCGCGTGCGGCGCCTGGAGCGTCTGCAGGATCGCCGCAAGACGATGACGGACGTCATCCTGCGCGTTCCGCATTTCTGCGCCGGCTGCCCGCATTCCACCTCGACCCATGTGCCGGAAGGGGCGCGCGCCTATACGGGCATTGGCTGCCATTATATGGCCCAATGGATGGGCCGCCGCACCGAGGGCTACACGCATATGGGCGGCGAGGGCGCGAACTGGATCGGCGAGGCGCCGTTCTCCACGCGCAACCATGTGTTCCAGAATCTCGGCGACGGCACTTATAACCATTCGGGTTCGCTCGCCATCCGCTTCGCGGTCGCGACGGGCACGAACATCACGTTCAAAATTCTTTATAACGGCGTCGTCGCCATGACCGGCGGCCAGAAGCATGAGGGCGAGCTCACTGTCGAAGCCATCGTGCATCAGGTTGCGGCCGAGGGCGTGAAGAAGATCGCGCTGGTCACCGACGAGCCCGGCAAATATCCGCCGACCATCGCCTGGCCGCCCGGACTTACGATCCATCACCGCAACGTCCTCAACGAGGTGCAGCGCGAGCTTTCGGAGACGGAGGGCGTCACCGTCCTCATCTACGACCAGACCTGCGCGACCGAGAAGCGGCGCCTGCGCAAGCGCGGCCTTTTTCCCGATCCCGACGCGCGCATCATCATCAATGAGCTGGTGTGCGAAGGCTGCGGCGATTGCGGCACGGCCTCCAACTGCGTCGCGGTGCAGCCGGTCGAGACCGAATTCGGCCGCAAGCGCCGCATCGACCAGTCGGCCTGCAACAAGGATTTCTCCTGCCTCGAGGGTTTCTGCCCGAGCTTCGTGACCGTGCATGGCGCGAAGATGAAGAAGGCGCCGCTGCCGACGAAGGAGGATACGCGCGGCCAGCCGGCATTGCCCGAACCCGGGATCGCGGAGATTGGCCGCACGCCTTACGGCATTCTCATCGCGGGCCTCGGCGGCACGGGCGTCGTGACCGTCTCCGCCATACTCGGCATGGCTGCGCATCTCGAAGGCAAGGGCGTCGGCGTCATCGATATGGCGGGCCTCGCGCAGAAGGGCGGGGCCGTCTATTGCCATGTGAAGATCGGGCGCACGCCCGCCGACGTTCACGCGATCCGCGTCGCGGCGGGCGAAGCCGATCTCCTGCTCGGCTGCGATCTCGTCGTCGCCGGCGCCAAGCAGGTGCTCGCCGCCGTCGAGCAGGGCAAGGCGCATGTGCTCGTCAACAGCGCCGAGGTCTTCCCCGGCGACATCGAGCGCAATCCGGATTTCGTGCTGCCGTCGGAAGAGATCAAGCAGGCGATCCGCCGGGCGGGCGGGCCGGAGTCGATCTTCATCGACACGACGGCGCTCGCCCAGGCGCTGCTCGGCGACTCCATCGCGGCGAATATTTTCATCCTCGGCTATGCCTGGCAGAAGGGTTATCTGCCGCTCACGGAGGCGTCGATCCTTCGCGCGATCGAATTGAACGGCGAGTCCGTGCCGATGAATCACTCGGCCTTCCTCTGGGGCCGGCGCGCCGCACACGACATGGCGAGCGTCGAGGCGGTCGTCGAATCGCTGCGCCGTCCGACCGAGGTCAGGCAACGTTCGAAGACGCTGGAAGAGGTCATTGCGCGCCGCGCCGCCTATCTCGTCGATTATCAGAATGCGGCCTATTCGGCGCATTACCGCGCGCGCGTCGAAGAGGTCGCGAAGCTTGAAAAGTCGCGCATGCCGGGCTCGACCGAGCTTACGGAAGCGGTGGCGCGCTATCTCTTCAAGCTGATGGCCTTCAAGGACGAGTTCGAAGTCGCGCGCCTTTATGCGAGCGACGCGTTCCAGCGTCAGCTCTCCGAGACCTTTGAAGGCGATCTCAAGCTCGAGCTTCATCTCGCGCCGCCGATCCCGTTTCTGCAACGAAAGACCGA
- the bioD gene encoding dethiobiotin synthase translates to MTRRFVIVGTDTGVGKTVFSAALVGALGACYWKPVQSGLEEETDSQCVARLSGAAPARILPELWRLRLPASPHIAARADGVEIDPARLIPPDVDDPLVIETAGGVMVPLTDNVLTIDVLARWRLPVILVARTALGAINHSLLTIEALRRRDVPIHGVAFVGDEEKASQETIAAIGEVKALGRLPRLGLLTPNAVRAAFAAAFSLADFT, encoded by the coding sequence ATGACGCGCCGATTCGTGATCGTCGGAACCGATACGGGCGTCGGAAAGACGGTCTTCTCCGCCGCGCTCGTCGGCGCGCTCGGCGCCTGTTACTGGAAACCGGTGCAATCGGGGCTCGAGGAAGAAACCGACTCGCAATGCGTCGCGCGGCTATCGGGGGCCGCGCCGGCGCGCATTCTCCCCGAACTGTGGCGATTGCGCTTGCCGGCGTCGCCGCATATCGCCGCGCGCGCAGATGGCGTCGAGATCGATCCGGCGCGACTCATTCCCCCCGACGTCGATGATCCGCTCGTGATCGAGACGGCGGGCGGCGTCATGGTCCCGTTGACGGACAATGTGTTGACGATCGACGTGCTGGCGCGCTGGCGGCTCCCCGTCATTCTCGTCGCCCGGACGGCGCTCGGCGCGATCAATCACAGCCTGCTGACGATCGAGGCGCTGCGCCGCCGCGACGTTCCGATCCATGGCGTCGCCTTTGTGGGCGATGAAGAGAAGGCGTCGCAGGAAACCATCGCCGCGATCGGCGAGGTCAAGGCGCTGGGGCGTTTGCCGCGTCTCGGTCTCCTGACGCCGAACGCAGTGCGGGCCGCCTTCGCCGCCGCCTTTTCACTTGCGGATTTCACATGA
- a CDS encoding 8-amino-7-oxononanoate synthase, whose amino-acid sequence MLERYRADLAGLAGRDRLRALAPRAGLDFASNDYLALAESRALAEAAAAALARSVPVGAGGSRLLRGNHPEHEALEEEAARFFHAESALFFGAGFSANEALLSTLPQRDDCIFYDALIHASAHDGMGLSRASRAPFLHNDVNALEAAILDWRRKGGTGRAWIAVESLYSMDGDLAPLDALMSLSERHQAFVLVDEAHATGVFGEGGRGLAARFEGRENVITVHTCGKALGVSGALICLAAPLRDFLVNRCRNFIFATAPSPLVAACVRASLKIVEKAEDRRAALRARVALAGRDLQKLCNVAPSGSQVQPVIVGADARAMTLAARMRARGYDIRAIRPPTVPEGTARLRLSLTLHASEAQISQMVAELAEELKAQE is encoded by the coding sequence ATGCTTGAAAGATATCGAGCCGACCTCGCCGGCCTCGCCGGCCGGGACCGCCTGCGCGCATTGGCGCCCCGCGCGGGACTCGATTTCGCGTCGAACGATTATCTGGCCTTGGCGGAGTCCCGCGCGCTTGCGGAAGCCGCCGCGGCGGCGCTGGCGCGCAGCGTTCCGGTCGGGGCCGGCGGCTCGCGGCTTTTGCGCGGCAATCATCCCGAGCACGAGGCGCTGGAGGAAGAGGCGGCGCGCTTCTTTCATGCGGAAAGCGCGCTCTTCTTCGGGGCCGGATTCTCCGCCAATGAAGCGCTGCTCTCGACGCTGCCGCAGCGGGACGATTGCATTTTTTATGACGCGCTCATTCACGCCAGCGCGCATGACGGCATGGGCCTGTCGCGCGCGTCGCGCGCGCCTTTCCTTCATAATGACGTGAACGCGCTCGAAGCGGCCATCCTTGACTGGCGCCGGAAGGGTGGAACGGGGCGCGCCTGGATCGCCGTCGAAAGCCTTTACAGCATGGATGGCGACCTGGCGCCGCTCGACGCGCTGATGTCCCTTTCGGAGCGTCATCAGGCATTCGTGCTGGTCGACGAGGCGCATGCGACCGGTGTTTTTGGCGAAGGCGGACGCGGGCTCGCCGCGCGCTTCGAGGGGCGCGAAAACGTCATTACGGTTCACACCTGCGGCAAGGCGCTCGGCGTGTCCGGCGCGCTTATCTGCCTCGCCGCGCCGCTGCGCGACTTCCTCGTCAATCGCTGCCGTAACTTCATCTTTGCGACGGCGCCTTCGCCGCTCGTCGCCGCCTGCGTGCGCGCGTCGCTGAAGATTGTCGAAAAAGCGGAGGATCGCCGCGCCGCCTTGCGCGCGCGCGTGGCGCTTGCCGGAAGAGATCTGCAAAAGCTCTGCAACGTCGCGCCTTCCGGTTCACAAGTGCAGCCGGTCATTGTCGGCGCCGACGCCCGCGCCATGACGCTCGCCGCGCGGATGCGCGCGCGCGGCTATGACATTCGCGCCATCCGCCCGCCGACCGTGCCGGAGGGGACGGCGCGGCTGCGTCTTTCGCTCACTTTGCATGCGAGTGAGGCGCAGATATCGCAAATGGTCGCCGAACTGGCCGAAGAGTTGAAGGCGCAAGAATGA
- a CDS encoding adenosylmethionine--8-amino-7-oxononanoate transaminase, with amino-acid sequence MSVVANSPVWRPFTQHALQPGAFKIAHAEGAWLTADDGTRFLDAISSWWVITHGHRRPEIMKAIRRQTETLDQIIFAGFTHEPAEALARRLVEVAQPGLDYVFYSDSGSTSVEVAIKMALGYWRNRGEARMRVVALEHSYHGDTVGTMSAGARSVFNAPYEPLLFDVARVPFPEKGREQETLDALERFCRDGAAAFIVEPLVLGAGGMLIYGAQTLAEMKRVCEKFGVLFIADEVMTGFGRTGTLFACEQAGFTPDIACYSKGLTGGSVPLAVTMCKREIFEAHYAPDRARAFFHSSSYTANPIGCAAALANLDVWEKTDATERVANLCALQAKRAARFENDARFSNVRSLGAIVAMDLRLGQSGYLATISLDLMRFFNARGLLLRPLGQTIYVLPPYCVTGEELDLAYDAIEAAARQFGA; translated from the coding sequence ATGAGCGTCGTCGCCAACTCGCCCGTCTGGCGTCCCTTCACCCAGCATGCGCTGCAGCCCGGCGCCTTCAAGATCGCCCATGCCGAAGGCGCGTGGCTCACGGCGGATGACGGAACGCGCTTTCTCGACGCCATCTCTTCCTGGTGGGTGATCACCCATGGCCATCGCCGTCCCGAGATCATGAAGGCGATCCGCCGACAGACGGAGACGCTCGACCAGATCATTTTCGCCGGCTTTACTCACGAGCCGGCCGAGGCGCTCGCGCGCCGCCTTGTCGAGGTCGCGCAGCCGGGGCTCGATTACGTCTTCTATTCCGACAGCGGTTCGACCTCCGTCGAGGTCGCGATCAAAATGGCGCTTGGTTACTGGCGCAATCGCGGCGAGGCGCGGATGCGCGTCGTCGCATTGGAGCACAGCTATCATGGCGACACGGTCGGCACGATGTCCGCCGGCGCGCGCTCCGTCTTTAACGCGCCCTATGAGCCGCTGCTCTTCGACGTGGCGCGCGTTCCTTTCCCTGAAAAAGGAAGGGAGCAGGAAACGCTCGACGCGCTCGAGCGCTTCTGCCGCGACGGCGCGGCGGCCTTCATTGTCGAGCCGCTGGTTTTGGGCGCGGGCGGCATGCTGATCTATGGCGCGCAAACGCTCGCGGAGATGAAGCGCGTCTGCGAGAAATTCGGCGTGCTGTTCATCGCGGATGAAGTGATGACCGGTTTCGGCCGCACCGGAACGCTCTTCGCCTGCGAGCAGGCGGGATTCACGCCGGACATCGCCTGTTATTCGAAAGGGCTGACGGGCGGGTCCGTGCCGCTGGCCGTCACCATGTGCAAGCGGGAAATCTTCGAGGCGCATTATGCGCCCGATCGCGCGCGCGCCTTTTTCCATTCGAGCTCCTATACGGCGAATCCTATCGGATGCGCCGCCGCGCTCGCCAATCTCGATGTGTGGGAAAAGACCGATGCGACAGAGCGCGTCGCCAATCTCTGCGCGCTGCAGGCGAAGCGCGCCGCGCGCTTCGAGAATGACGCGCGTTTTTCCAATGTCCGCAGCCTCGGCGCGATCGTCGCGATGGATTTGCGCCTCGGGCAAAGCGGTTATCTCGCGACGATCAGCCTCGATCTGATGCGCTTCTTCAATGCGCGCGGATTGCTGCTGCGGCCGCTCGGGCAGACCATTTACGTGTTGCCGCCTTATTGCGTCACGGGCGAGGAGCTCGATCTCGCCTATGACGCGATAGAGGCCGCGGCGCGTCAGTTCGGGGCGTGA
- a CDS encoding long-chain-fatty-acid--CoA ligase — MTRPEQSLDPYAARPWLASYPNGAPANIDVSAARTLVDDFRQSVAAFPDRPVMESFGARLTYRELERAADSIAAWLQSQGLQKGDRVAIMSPNVLGYPAAMFGALIAGGVVVNVNPLYTHGELEHQINDAGARFVFVFENFADTVETAWPNMKVERAVVMTPGDLMGLKGYVVNFVSRHVKKMVPAYRLPASIAFSEVLKEGARTPLTPIEIAPDDMAFLQYTGGTTGVAKGAVLLHRNVSIDVAQTWAWLEWYLGPACPHVMITALPLYHIFALTACCMLTIRTGGCCVLIANPRDLKGFIATIRKRRFTIFAGVNTLYAALADHPEIRSVDFSNLSMNISGGMSTQEGVARKWAAITGKPIIEGYGLSETSPIVTVNRPDIGDFTGAIGYPIPSTEVSIRDADGGVVPAGERGELCVRGPQVMPGYWRRPDETAKVTTPDGFFKTGDIAIMEPDGLFRIVDRLKDMILVSGFNVYPNEVEAALAEHPNVKEVAVIGVPYRHSGEAPMAFIVRRDPSLTAEELRAFAHERLTGYKVPRFFEFRDSLPKTNVGKILRRALRDEYFARCGENDDERDKSLDLHAPN; from the coding sequence ATGACGCGCCCTGAGCAATCGCTCGATCCATACGCCGCTCGGCCGTGGCTCGCCTCCTATCCGAACGGCGCGCCCGCCAATATCGACGTCTCGGCCGCCAGGACTCTCGTCGACGACTTTCGTCAGAGCGTCGCGGCCTTTCCCGATCGTCCGGTCATGGAGAGCTTCGGAGCCCGCCTCACCTATCGCGAACTCGAGCGCGCGGCCGACTCGATCGCCGCATGGCTGCAATCGCAGGGATTGCAGAAAGGCGATCGCGTCGCGATCATGTCGCCCAATGTGCTCGGCTATCCCGCCGCCATGTTCGGCGCGTTGATCGCGGGCGGCGTTGTCGTCAACGTCAACCCGCTTTATACGCATGGCGAACTCGAGCATCAGATCAACGACGCTGGCGCGCGCTTCGTCTTCGTCTTCGAGAATTTCGCCGATACGGTTGAAACAGCTTGGCCCAACATGAAAGTCGAGCGCGCCGTCGTCATGACGCCGGGCGACCTGATGGGGCTCAAGGGCTATGTCGTCAACTTCGTTTCGCGCCATGTGAAGAAGATGGTCCCAGCCTACCGGCTGCCGGCGTCGATCGCTTTTTCGGAGGTGTTGAAAGAAGGCGCGCGGACGCCCCTTACGCCGATCGAGATCGCGCCGGACGATATGGCTTTCCTGCAATATACAGGCGGCACCACGGGCGTGGCGAAGGGCGCGGTGCTGCTCCATCGCAATGTTTCCATCGACGTCGCGCAGACATGGGCGTGGCTCGAATGGTATCTCGGCCCGGCCTGTCCGCATGTCATGATCACGGCGTTGCCGCTCTATCATATTTTCGCGCTCACGGCGTGCTGCATGCTCACCATAAGGACCGGCGGATGCTGCGTCCTCATCGCCAATCCGCGCGATCTGAAAGGCTTTATCGCGACGATACGCAAGCGGCGGTTCACGATTTTTGCGGGCGTCAATACGCTTTACGCCGCGCTCGCCGACCATCCGGAAATCAGGAGCGTGGATTTCTCCAACCTCTCCATGAACATTTCCGGCGGCATGTCGACGCAGGAAGGCGTCGCGCGCAAATGGGCGGCGATCACCGGCAAGCCGATCATAGAGGGTTACGGGCTTTCCGAAACGTCGCCGATCGTCACCGTCAACCGGCCGGATATTGGAGACTTCACCGGAGCCATTGGCTACCCTATTCCCTCGACGGAAGTGTCGATCCGCGACGCCGATGGCGGCGTCGTCCCCGCGGGCGAGCGTGGGGAGCTTTGCGTGCGCGGGCCGCAGGTCATGCCGGGCTATTGGCGCCGGCCCGACGAAACCGCAAAGGTCACGACGCCGGACGGCTTCTTCAAGACTGGCGATATTGCGATCATGGAGCCCGACGGTCTGTTTCGCATCGTCGACCGGTTGAAAGACATGATTCTCGTCTCCGGGTTCAACGTCTATCCCAATGAGGTCGAGGCGGCGCTCGCGGAACATCCCAACGTGAAAGAAGTCGCCGTTATCGGCGTCCCCTACAGACATTCGGGCGAAGCGCCGATGGCCTTCATCGTGCGGCGCGATCCCAGCCTGACGGCGGAAGAGCTGCGCGCCTTCGCCCATGAGCGGCTCACCGGTTACAAAGTGCCCCGCTTCTTCGAATTCCGCGATTCCCTGCCGAAGACCAATGTCGGCAAGATCCTCCGCCGCGCTTTGCGCGACGAATATTTCGCGCGCTGCGGCGAGAATGACGACGAACGCGACAAAAGCCTCGACCTTCACGCCCCGAACTGA